A portion of the Bombina bombina isolate aBomBom1 chromosome 9, aBomBom1.pri, whole genome shotgun sequence genome contains these proteins:
- the LOC128640448 gene encoding LOW QUALITY PROTEIN: zinc finger CCCH domain-containing protein 13-like (The sequence of the model RefSeq protein was modified relative to this genomic sequence to represent the inferred CDS: deleted 2 bases in 1 codon) → MEDERVRYSRRLRRTLRRRYEDDGISDEDIEGKRTFDLEEKLRTNKYNANFISYMEGKDFNMRYIQQGGLRDPLIFPNCEGLGIKMPDSSFTVNDVKMFVGSRRIVDVMDVGTQRGIEMTMAQWAKYYETPEDEREKLYNVISLEFSHTRLENLVQRPTTVDQIDWVDNIWPRHLKDKQTESTNVIQEMQYPKVQKREREKEREREKEREREKEREREKKREREKKRKKERERKREREERKREREKKREREKKREREKKREREKREREKKREREKKREKKEKRDRETERQRERHREREREREKERERKKEREKREEREREREREREREKERDRKRDTERETDRQRDRQRDRERDRERQRQRETERERETETERDRDRDRDRERERQRQRQRERDRERERERQRERETETERERETETERDRDRERQTERDRERDRERQTERDRQRETERETETERERERQRERQRQRERERDRERERETERERQRERDRERERQRERETERERDRERERDRERDRERERQRERETERETDRERDRQRERDTDRERERDRERERERQRERERERDRETDRQRERERERE, encoded by the exons AGACGCACTCTCCGCCGTCGTTATGAAGATGATGGTATCTCTGATGAAGATATTGAAGGCAAAAGAACCTTTGATTTGGAAGAGAAATTGCGAACCAACAAATACAATGCCAACTTTATCTCCTATATGGAGGGCAAAG atttcAACATGAGATACATTCAACAGGGAGGACTCAGGGACCCTCTCATATTTCCTAACTGTGAAGGTCTTGGCATCAA AATGCCTGACTCAAGCTTTACAGTTAATGATGTGAAGATGTTTGTGG GGAGCAGGCGCATTGTTGATGTTATGGATGTTGGAACTCAAAGGGGCATTGAGATGACCATGGCTCAGTGGGCAAAATACTATGAGACTCCTGAAGATGAGAGGGAAAAACTTTACAATGTGATCAGCCTGGAGTTCAGCCACACTAGACTAGAGAACCTCGTCCAGAGACCAACTACA GTGGATCAAATAGATTGGGTTGACAATATATGGCCAAGACATCTTAAGGATAAACAGACTGAATCCACAAATGTCATCCAAGAAATGCAGTATCCCAAGGTGCAGAA acgagagagagaaaaagagagagagagagaaaaagagagagagagagaaaaagagagagagagagagaaaaagagagagagagagaaaaagagaaaaaaggagagagagagaaaaagagagagagaggagagaaaaagagagagagagaaaaagagagagagagagaaaaagagagagagagagaaaaagagagagagagaaaagagagagagagagaaaaagagagagagagaaaaaaagagagagaaaaaagagaagagagacagagagacagagagacagagagagagacacagagagagagagagagagagagaaaaagagagagagagaaaaaaagagagagaaaaaagagaagagagagagagagagagagagagagagagagagagagaaaaagagagagacagaaaaagagacacagagagagagacagacagacagagagacagacagagagacagagagagagacagagagagacagagacagagagagacagagagagagagagagacagagacagagagagacagagacagagacagagacagagagagagagagacagagacagagacagagagag agagacagagagagagagagagagagacagagagagagagagacagagacagagagagagagagagacagagacagagagagacagagacagagagagacagacagagagagacagagagagagacagagagagacagacagagagagacagacagagagagacagagagagagacagagacagagagagagagagagagacagagagagagacagagacagagagagagagagagagacagagagagagagagagagacagagagagagagacagagagagagagacagagagagagagagacagagagagagagagacagagagagagagagacagagagagagagagagacagagagagagacagagagagagagagacagagagagagagagacagagagagagacagacagagagagagacagacagagagagagagacacagacagagagagagagagagacagagagagagagagagagagacagagagagagagagagagagagagacagagagacagacagacagagagagagagagagagagagagag